From a single Streptomyces sp. 1331.2 genomic region:
- a CDS encoding sensor histidine kinase: protein MTAAARIRRLRRRLTALFSLTSAIGLIGLAAFAIHTDDNSWSDRLDDALTLQTRQATLLLSFDDNGRLDTQYLQDGTETDCPPVTVVTGTADQPTVSYTPRKPCIRAHTEDLEAVAAEAMREGSAVVVDARSDNGHRIRLLAEPYAGANGQSTAGAVVAADDTTGDRAAHRKLALLLVAGCAVLVALSAVAGHLLSGRAIRPALTALQQQEEFLADAAHDLRTPTASLRGLAETALRDDEHRTAALERTVRLASRMGDLIDGLLTRARLMAGVGTLASQPLRLDQLVEVVVDDVETGEHHVSVHTEPVVVVADPDLLRRAVANLLGNALLHGHAPGLPAEVDVTVAADGTVTIDDAGPGIPPALADSLFQRFHSGSGSTGLGLSIASWVAHAHSGTLDVGTNPRGGARFTLRLPPRTK, encoded by the coding sequence ATGACGGCAGCGGCCCGGATCCGGCGGCTGCGCCGGCGACTCACCGCACTGTTCTCTCTCACCAGCGCGATCGGACTGATCGGCCTGGCGGCGTTCGCCATCCACACCGACGACAACTCCTGGAGCGACCGGCTCGACGACGCGCTCACCCTGCAGACCCGCCAGGCGACCCTGCTCCTGAGCTTCGACGACAACGGCCGGCTCGACACGCAGTACCTGCAGGACGGGACGGAGACCGACTGCCCGCCGGTGACCGTGGTGACCGGCACGGCCGACCAGCCCACCGTCTCATACACCCCGCGCAAGCCCTGCATCCGAGCCCACACCGAGGACCTGGAAGCGGTGGCCGCGGAAGCGATGCGGGAGGGATCGGCCGTCGTGGTCGACGCACGCAGCGACAACGGCCACCGGATCCGGCTACTCGCCGAGCCCTACGCGGGAGCCAACGGCCAGTCGACGGCCGGCGCGGTGGTCGCAGCCGACGACACCACCGGTGACCGGGCCGCGCACCGCAAACTGGCTCTGCTCCTGGTGGCCGGCTGTGCGGTCCTGGTTGCCCTGTCCGCCGTGGCCGGGCACCTGCTCTCCGGGCGGGCGATCCGGCCGGCGCTGACAGCGCTGCAACAACAGGAGGAGTTCCTCGCCGACGCCGCCCACGACCTGCGCACACCCACCGCATCGCTACGCGGCCTCGCGGAGACCGCGCTGCGCGACGACGAGCACCGCACCGCCGCGCTCGAACGGACCGTGCGCCTGGCGTCCCGGATGGGCGACCTGATCGACGGCCTGCTCACCCGGGCCCGGCTGATGGCCGGTGTCGGCACCCTGGCCAGCCAGCCGCTACGCCTGGACCAGCTCGTCGAGGTGGTCGTCGACGACGTCGAAACCGGCGAGCACCACGTGAGCGTCCACACCGAACCGGTCGTCGTGGTCGCCGATCCCGACCTGCTCCGGCGGGCGGTGGCCAACCTGCTCGGCAACGCGCTCCTCCACGGCCATGCCCCGGGCCTGCCCGCAGAAGTCGACGTCACCGTGGCCGCCGACGGAACGGTGACCATCGACGACGCCGGACCCGGCATCCCCCCGGCTCTCGCCGACTCCCTCTTCCAGCGCTTCCACAGCGGCTCCGGCTCCACCGGCCTCGGGCTGTCCATCGCCTCCTGGGTCGCCCACGCCCACAGCGGCACCCTCGACGTCGGCACCAACCCGCGCGGCGGCGCCCGCTTCACCCTCCGCCTCCCACCCCGGACGAAGTAG
- a CDS encoding response regulator transcription factor translates to MRVLVAEDDDDLRFAVSAALRSEGLAVDEVADLPAADEALFVTEYDCAVFDRMLPSGDAVEYVRELRRAGRTVPVLFLTARDTVADRVEGFAVGGDDYLVKPFAVPELAARVHSLCRRAATVRPPVQRFADLEIDTARRQVHRDGVLLMLTRKEFAVLELLAARADQAVPRADLIEKCWDEMTEPNSNVVEVLVSQLRRKLGDPPLIHTVRGVGYRLAPPGSGVGGRG, encoded by the coding sequence GTGCGAGTACTGGTGGCCGAAGACGACGATGACCTGCGGTTTGCCGTGTCCGCAGCACTGCGCAGCGAGGGGCTGGCCGTCGACGAGGTGGCCGATCTGCCGGCCGCCGACGAGGCGTTGTTCGTCACCGAATACGACTGCGCGGTGTTCGACCGGATGCTGCCCTCCGGGGACGCCGTCGAGTACGTGCGCGAGCTGCGCCGAGCCGGGCGGACCGTCCCGGTGCTGTTCCTCACCGCCCGGGACACGGTCGCCGACCGGGTCGAGGGGTTCGCCGTCGGCGGCGACGACTACCTGGTCAAACCGTTCGCGGTGCCCGAGCTGGCGGCCCGGGTGCACAGCCTGTGCCGACGGGCGGCCACCGTCCGGCCCCCGGTGCAGCGGTTCGCCGACCTGGAGATCGACACCGCCCGCCGCCAGGTGCACCGGGACGGCGTGCTGTTGATGCTGACCCGCAAGGAGTTCGCCGTACTGGAGTTGCTCGCGGCCCGGGCGGACCAGGCCGTACCCCGCGCCGACCTGATCGAGAAATGCTGGGACGAGATGACCGAGCCGAACTCCAACGTCGTCGAGGTGCTGGTCTCCCAGCTGCGCCGCAAGCTCGGCGACCCGCCGCTGATCCACACGGTCCGCGGGGTGGGCTACCGACTGGCGCCGCCCGGCAGCGGCGTCGGCGGCCGAGGATGA